A stretch of Henckelia pumila isolate YLH828 chromosome 4, ASM3356847v2, whole genome shotgun sequence DNA encodes these proteins:
- the LOC140864828 gene encoding uncharacterized protein, with amino-acid sequence MILKDIQRDFGVELSYHKAWKGKELSMHDIHGVDDEFYDKLRWYCSAIKETNPGSIVECEIEQCSNKFKRLFICFNACATGFVHGCRPLVFLDGTHIKSKHKGNILVAVVKDANDDLFTLAYAVVDAENDDNWRWFCFQLKGDLCLHNCTRFDEYTFFSDRHPGIIKGLELIFPSSQHAYCLRHLVDNFVKQVMRRYPLHNKKHWSSVFKKAAYAPSKSKFEQHINNILTSMPLSKDFIVYSCLERWANALFRGNR; translated from the exons ATGATTTTGAAAGATATACAAAGAGATTTTGGGGTCGAGCTCAGTTACCACAAGGCTTGGAAAGGGAAAGAATTGTCTATGCATGACATTCACGGTGTGGATGATGAGTTTTATGATAAATTAAGATGGTATTGTAGTGCCATCAAAGAAACTAATCCTGGAAGTATTGTTGAGTGTGAAATTGAACAATGCAGTAATAAATTTAAACGGCTATTCATATGCTTCAATGCATGTGCAACTGGTTTTGTCCATGGATGTAGGCCATTGGTTTTCTTGGATGGCACACACATAAAAAGTAAGCACAAGGGAAATATTTTGGTTGCTGTTGTGAAAGATGCTAATGATGATCTTTTTACATTAGCGTACGCAGTTGTGGATGCTGAAAATGATGATAATTGGAGATGGTTTTGTTTCCAACTTAAAGGTGATCTGTGTTTACATAATTGTACGAGGTTCGATGAGTACACTTTTTTCTCTGATCGGCATCCCGGAATAATCAAGGGTCTTGAGTTAATATTCCCAAGCAGTCAACATGCTTATTGTCTACGTCATTTGGTAGATAATTTTGTGAAACAG GTGATGCGAAGATACCCGCTTCACAACAAGAAACATTGGTCATCTGTGTTCAAAAAAGCTGCATATGCTCCATCGAAGTCGAAGTTTGAACAACATATTAACAATATTCTTACGTCAATGCCACTTTCCAAAGACTTCATTGTCTATTCATGTCTAGAAAGGTGGGCAAATGCATTGTTTCGTGGAAATCGATGA